One window of the Nocardia huaxiensis genome contains the following:
- a CDS encoding Abi-alpha family protein: MDMTESGSGAEEPATTSTELVVRPQAPTPVPVTSRKTPMPSPVRTATGVLRVAVSAAVEASAWGLGTALGVTGIVLRGSMAGQPPRDILTEAGAQVRDSVRQALGVPTPRTAEAVTEPVSAATELRARGAELLRRSADFHEDDTHHPAYSRILGELTPDEARIIRYLYLDGPQPILEVRTGRTSAGEFNLLGEDAGLRYPNRVETYLINLDRLGLVDIAREPLGNPNRYQLLEALPEVRQRLKRASFGTKVLYRTIELTSFGAGFVRTCLPVPSLDQAL, encoded by the coding sequence ATGGATATGACCGAATCCGGTTCGGGCGCTGAAGAACCGGCCACCACCTCGACGGAACTCGTGGTGCGGCCGCAGGCGCCCACGCCGGTACCGGTCACCTCCCGCAAGACCCCGATGCCGTCACCCGTGCGCACCGCCACCGGCGTGCTGCGCGTGGCGGTGTCGGCCGCGGTGGAAGCGAGCGCCTGGGGGCTGGGCACCGCCCTCGGCGTCACCGGAATCGTGTTGCGCGGCAGCATGGCCGGGCAGCCACCCCGCGACATCCTCACCGAAGCCGGTGCGCAGGTGCGCGATTCGGTGCGGCAGGCCCTCGGCGTGCCCACACCGCGCACCGCCGAGGCGGTCACCGAACCCGTCTCCGCCGCCACCGAACTACGCGCCCGCGGCGCCGAACTACTGCGCCGCTCAGCCGATTTCCACGAGGACGACACGCATCACCCGGCCTACTCCCGCATCCTCGGCGAGCTCACCCCGGACGAAGCGCGCATCATCCGCTACCTGTATCTCGACGGCCCGCAGCCGATCCTGGAGGTCCGCACCGGCCGCACCTCCGCAGGCGAGTTCAACCTCCTCGGCGAAGACGCCGGCCTGCGCTACCCCAACCGAGTCGAGACCTACCTCATCAACCTCGACCGCCTCGGCCTGGTAGACATCGCCCGCGAACCCCTCGGCAACCCCAACCGCTACCAGCTGCTGGAAGCACTGCCGGAGGTCCGCCAGCGCCTCAAGCGCGCAAGCTTCGGCACCAAGGTCCTCTACCGCACCATAGAATTGACTTCCTTCGGTGCGGGTTTCGTCCGGACCTGTTTGCCGGTGCCGAGCCTGGACCAGGCGCTCTGA
- a CDS encoding DUF4393 domain-containing protein, whose amino-acid sequence MDVADDRTGEVVRPGSRAVERSSDVEQRNISNEARLIRGAFRAAGLAVGTAVRGGQWAVGTSVEVTKQLTQAALDGDSSADIAERTGNALRSIARSALGVTEGSVREIVSYVPTPIGPGQQSIGMGNLVRSGTTEELRRRGDALLARSADVYFTEDVHPAYDRILDQLAPDEARILRFMALNGPQPTVDVRTNRPLGIGSELVAGDLTSVPEQAGVRYPDRARHYLINLNRLGLTATSEDPVVLSRYMVLEVQPVVELALKKAGRVPKIVRKSLRLTEFGEDFCHTCFSIGSNNGG is encoded by the coding sequence ATGGACGTGGCAGACGACAGGACCGGCGAGGTGGTCCGTCCGGGTTCCCGTGCCGTGGAACGCAGTTCCGATGTGGAACAGCGCAACATCAGTAATGAGGCGCGACTGATCCGCGGGGCTTTCCGGGCTGCCGGACTCGCGGTCGGCACGGCGGTGCGCGGGGGACAGTGGGCGGTCGGCACCAGCGTCGAGGTCACCAAACAGCTGACTCAGGCAGCGCTGGACGGGGATTCGTCCGCCGATATCGCGGAGCGCACGGGCAATGCGCTGCGCTCCATCGCGCGCAGTGCGCTCGGCGTCACCGAGGGGTCGGTGCGCGAGATCGTTTCCTATGTACCGACTCCCATCGGGCCGGGGCAGCAGTCCATCGGCATGGGCAATCTGGTGCGGTCGGGCACCACCGAGGAGCTGCGGCGGCGCGGGGACGCGCTGCTGGCGCGGTCGGCGGATGTGTACTTCACCGAGGATGTGCATCCGGCCTACGACCGGATTCTCGATCAGCTCGCGCCCGACGAGGCCCGCATCCTGCGGTTCATGGCCTTGAACGGCCCGCAGCCGACGGTCGACGTGCGCACCAACCGGCCGCTGGGCATCGGGTCGGAGCTGGTGGCCGGGGATCTCACCTCGGTGCCGGAGCAGGCGGGCGTGCGCTACCCGGATCGGGCGCGCCACTATCTGATCAACCTGAATCGGCTCGGCCTCACCGCCACCTCCGAGGATCCGGTGGTGCTGTCGCGCTACATGGTGCTCGAGGTGCAGCCGGTGGTGGAGTTGGCATTGAAGAAGGCCGGCCGGGTACCCAAGATCGTGCGAAAGAGCTTGCGCCTGACCGAATTCGGTGAGGATTTCTGCCACACCTGCTTCTCCATCGGAAGCAACAACGGCGGCTGA
- a CDS encoding nuclear transport factor 2 family protein, which translates to MDSDAVAAISRLKFRYLRALDTKAWEEFADTMVPEATATYSEYLQFESRDAFLAFMRNTLGPHVITEHRCDHPEIDVDGDTAVGTWYLADTVLIPGHNMLLRGAAFYSDQYVRCQDGQWRIAHTGYERTYEVVLSLSDLPSLRLTSSRWGLIARDPADIPRTEPTMPPDGSGTLG; encoded by the coding sequence ATGGATTCCGACGCCGTCGCCGCGATCAGCCGGCTGAAGTTCCGGTACCTGCGTGCCCTCGACACCAAAGCGTGGGAGGAGTTCGCCGACACCATGGTCCCGGAGGCGACCGCGACCTACAGCGAATACCTCCAATTCGAGTCCCGCGACGCGTTTCTCGCGTTCATGCGCAACACCCTCGGCCCGCATGTGATCACCGAACACCGCTGCGATCACCCCGAGATCGATGTGGACGGCGATACCGCGGTCGGCACCTGGTATCTCGCGGACACCGTGCTCATTCCCGGCCACAATATGCTGCTGCGCGGCGCGGCCTTCTATTCCGACCAGTACGTCCGCTGCCAGGACGGCCAGTGGCGCATCGCCCACACCGGCTACGAACGCACCTACGAGGTGGTCCTGTCGCTATCCGACTTACCCAGTCTCCGACTGACTTCCAGCCGCTGGGGCCTGATCGCCCGCGACCCCGCCGACATCCCCCGCACCGAACCCACTATGCCCCCGGACGGGTCCGGCACCCTGGGGTAG
- a CDS encoding peptide chain release factor 3, whose protein sequence is MSSPNTDATTAPASGRLADEVSRRRTFAVISHPDAGKSTLTEALALHAKVISEAGAIHGKSGRKSTVSDWMEMEKARGISVSSTALQFEYGDCVINLVDTPGHSDFSEDTYRVLTAVDAAVMLIDAAKGLEPQTLKLFQVARDRGIPVITVINKWDRPGREPLELLDEITDRIGLTPTPLFLPVGIAGDFRGLLRRGEDGAATEYINFTRTAGGATIAPEEHYSPEQAAEKEGEVWTTAAEESELLSAAGQDHDQELFLAGHTSPVIYASAMLNFGVRQLLETLVELAPAPRSRKDVNGNQRETTDPFSAVIFKVQAGMDTAHRDRLAFMRIVSGEFERGMVVTHAQTGRPFATKYALTVFGRERTTVDTAYPGDVVGLVNATALAPGHTLFVDKKVQFPPIPSFAPEHFAILRAQSAGKYKQFRKAIDQLDSEGVVQVLRNDVRGDASPVLAAVGPMQFEVVTARMLGEYNVETNLDNLPYQLARRTDAESAPELARQRGVEVFTRTDGVMLALFGDKWKLAYVQKEHPNLTLEPLVAGAE, encoded by the coding sequence GTGAGTTCCCCGAACACCGATGCGACCACCGCACCCGCGAGCGGGCGGCTGGCCGACGAGGTGTCCCGGCGGCGCACATTCGCGGTCATCTCCCACCCGGACGCCGGTAAGTCGACGCTGACCGAAGCGCTCGCGCTGCACGCCAAGGTGATCTCGGAAGCGGGCGCGATCCACGGCAAGTCGGGTCGCAAGTCCACCGTCTCCGACTGGATGGAGATGGAGAAGGCGCGCGGCATCTCCGTCAGCTCCACCGCCCTGCAGTTCGAGTACGGCGACTGCGTGATCAACCTGGTCGACACCCCGGGTCACTCCGACTTTTCCGAGGACACCTACCGCGTGCTCACCGCGGTCGACGCGGCGGTCATGCTCATCGACGCCGCCAAGGGCCTGGAACCGCAGACGCTCAAGCTCTTCCAGGTGGCGCGCGACCGTGGCATTCCGGTCATCACCGTCATCAACAAGTGGGACCGGCCGGGCCGCGAGCCGCTGGAACTGCTCGACGAGATCACCGATCGCATCGGACTCACGCCCACCCCGCTGTTCCTTCCGGTCGGTATCGCCGGCGACTTCCGCGGTCTGCTGCGGCGCGGCGAAGACGGCGCGGCCACCGAATACATCAACTTCACCCGCACCGCGGGCGGCGCGACCATCGCACCGGAGGAGCACTACTCCCCCGAGCAGGCCGCCGAGAAGGAAGGCGAGGTCTGGACCACCGCCGCCGAGGAGAGCGAACTGCTGTCCGCCGCCGGCCAGGACCACGATCAGGAACTGTTCCTGGCAGGCCACACCTCCCCGGTCATCTACGCCTCCGCCATGCTGAATTTCGGTGTGCGCCAACTGCTCGAGACGCTCGTCGAACTCGCGCCCGCGCCGCGCTCACGCAAGGACGTGAACGGCAATCAGCGCGAGACCACCGACCCGTTCAGCGCCGTCATCTTCAAGGTGCAGGCGGGCATGGACACCGCGCACCGCGACCGCCTGGCCTTCATGCGCATCGTGTCCGGTGAATTCGAGCGCGGCATGGTCGTGACGCACGCGCAGACCGGTCGCCCGTTCGCCACCAAGTACGCACTCACCGTGTTCGGCCGCGAGCGCACCACCGTCGACACCGCCTATCCGGGCGATGTCGTCGGCCTGGTGAACGCCACCGCCCTGGCCCCCGGCCACACCCTGTTCGTGGACAAGAAGGTGCAGTTCCCGCCGATCCCGTCCTTCGCGCCCGAGCACTTCGCCATCCTGCGCGCGCAGAGCGCCGGCAAGTACAAGCAGTTCCGCAAGGCCATCGATCAGCTCGACTCCGAGGGCGTGGTCCAGGTGCTGCGCAATGATGTTCGCGGCGACGCCTCCCCGGTGCTGGCGGCGGTCGGCCCCATGCAGTTCGAGGTCGTGACGGCCCGCATGCTCGGCGAGTACAACGTCGAGACCAATCTCGACAACCTCCCCTACCAGCTGGCCCGCCGCACCGACGCGGAGTCGGCTCCGGAGCTGGCCCGCCAGCGCGGCGTCGAGGTCTTCACCCGCACCGACGGCGTCATGCTCGCGCTGTTCGGCGACAAGTGGAAGCTGGCCTACGTCCAGAAGGAACACCCGAATCTGACGCTCGAGCCCCTCGTCGCGGGCGCGGAGTAG